Proteins co-encoded in one Halococcoides cellulosivorans genomic window:
- the sufU gene encoding Fe-S cluster assembly sulfur transfer protein SufU — translation MGLGGSDMYRQQILDHYKNPRNYGELDDPTFTHEGENPMCGDNITIDVALDESESTIERVAFHGDGCAISQASASMLTDRLEGMAIEELEAMDRDDVIDMLGVDISPMRVKCAVLAEKVAQDGYEIYAGEKDLDQTTTEE, via the coding sequence ATGGGACTCGGCGGCTCGGATATGTACCGACAGCAGATCCTCGATCACTACAAGAACCCGCGGAACTACGGCGAACTCGACGACCCGACCTTCACCCACGAAGGCGAGAACCCGATGTGTGGCGACAATATCACGATCGACGTCGCCCTCGACGAGAGTGAGTCGACCATCGAGCGCGTCGCCTTCCACGGGGACGGTTGTGCGATCTCACAGGCGTCGGCGTCGATGCTCACCGACCGCCTGGAGGGGATGGCGATCGAGGAGTTAGAGGCGATGGACCGCGACGACGTCATCGACATGCTCGGCGTCGACATCTCGCCGATGCGGGTGAAGTGCGCGGTGCTGGCCGAGAAGGTCGCTCAGGACGGCTACGAAATCTACGCCGGCGAGAAAGACCTCGATCAGACGACGACCGAAGAGTAA
- the sod gene encoding superoxide dismutase, translated as MSERSHPELPDLPYAYDALAPSISEQVLTWHHDTHHQGYVNGLDAAEQTLAENRANGDFASSGAALRSVTHNGCGAYLHELFWTNMSPNGGGEPSGSLRERIEEDFGSYEGWKGEFEAAASAAGGWALLVYDSKAGQLRNVVVDKHDQGALWGAHPILALDVWEHSYYHDYGPARGDFVDAFFDVVDWDAVAEEYSSVVGTFE; from the coding sequence ATGTCCGAACGATCCCACCCCGAACTCCCCGACCTTCCGTACGCCTACGACGCGCTCGCACCGTCGATTAGCGAGCAAGTGCTGACCTGGCATCACGACACCCACCACCAGGGCTACGTGAACGGCCTCGATGCGGCCGAGCAGACGCTGGCCGAGAACCGCGCGAACGGCGACTTCGCGTCGAGCGGCGCCGCGCTGCGCTCGGTCACGCACAACGGCTGTGGTGCGTATCTTCACGAACTGTTCTGGACGAACATGTCCCCGAACGGTGGCGGCGAGCCGTCGGGGTCGCTCCGCGAGCGCATCGAAGAAGACTTCGGCTCCTACGAGGGCTGGAAAGGCGAGTTCGAGGCCGCCGCGTCCGCTGCCGGTGGCTGGGCGCTGCTGGTGTACGACTCGAAGGCTGGCCAACTCCGCAACGTCGTCGTCGACAAACACGACCAGGGCGCACTCTGGGGGGCCCACCCCATCCTGGCGCTCGACGTCTGGGAGCACTCCTACTATCACGACTACGGCCCCGCACGTGGTGACTTCGTCGACGCCTTCTTCGACGTGGTCGACTGGGACGCCGTCGCTGAAGAGTACAGTAGCGTCGTCGGCACGTTCGAGTAA
- a CDS encoding outer membrane protein assembly factor BamB family protein, with product MGTASADSAHDGTAGGELDGGAGPSIGPNESVGVRTDAAIYVVDDNGTVRALDREGGRERWRVALDGQDPTAIEEAYGSLYVTAQTPGPDGRNLTSYAIDAQTGRIQWTTDLRGACVQTTHVGNGTVLVSTLGCLRVPERDLTQDRVTALDAVDGSIEWQSAFRREGIHETAVSNGRLFLQSDSIQAVDIDTGVVEWHRDRIGGFNMILANETIYATIPADYASESDSVVALDRATGRTRWRTNATDVGYDPLALGPRELFVFTGFYTQEADQLLALDRETGRIHAKRTDFDPDSDTPIELNGSNLSIQWHSLSVSPADSTVRSNDSGPRWPDARMTVDRSGEEIRVSATESLTPGSTIERTTWWVDGEQRATDESTITVDPPAVGSQTVRLAITDGRGRTDTRRRRIAARGAPGTERWQQFLGSPSGTAPVTDGERFYARSTASVVAVDAETGAERWNRSTPSMSIEPGVGSGVVAIMLNGAHTIAVDAQTGDRRWERELTEGWATGVAPPTVAFGVAYVDQSGLYALDVETGSIRWHKPGGPHPDTRPRVAGNSLIVRSDDIHADRGNLTALDPGTGQQRWRRQLNEWDAPVATSSEAVYVFDDDTLGAYDAETGDERWSRAVSDLDGRPTALTHDGSALYVSTDPAIVALDAATGDRRWRTPIDGGGLSPATAAGNRVYVGTNNGAGLSEGAIDPGSRANRSLIAIENGSMVWTRTVRAPIYSRPAVANGTVAISSWDGSIVGVHASADRSDSASSASRAAFSYPWWHVARYPWMHRSATVAIVGLVFVVLVGIVVWRRR from the coding sequence GTGGGAACCGCTAGTGCTGACAGTGCCCACGACGGTACCGCTGGCGGCGAACTCGACGGCGGGGCGGGTCCGTCGATCGGACCGAACGAATCGGTCGGGGTTCGAACTGACGCGGCGATCTACGTGGTCGACGACAACGGAACGGTCCGCGCGCTCGACCGCGAGGGCGGCCGCGAACGGTGGCGGGTCGCCCTCGACGGTCAGGACCCGACGGCGATCGAGGAAGCGTACGGGTCGCTGTACGTGACGGCACAGACCCCGGGGCCCGACGGGCGGAACCTCACCAGTTACGCGATCGACGCTCAGACCGGTCGGATTCAGTGGACGACGGACCTGCGGGGTGCCTGCGTCCAGACGACACACGTCGGAAACGGAACGGTTCTCGTCTCCACACTCGGGTGTTTGCGGGTGCCCGAACGCGATCTCACACAAGATCGCGTGACCGCTCTCGACGCGGTCGATGGATCGATCGAGTGGCAGTCGGCGTTCAGACGGGAGGGCATCCACGAGACGGCCGTCTCGAACGGGCGACTGTTCCTCCAGAGCGACTCGATTCAAGCGGTCGACATCGACACGGGCGTCGTCGAGTGGCACCGTGACCGAATTGGGGGGTTCAACATGATCCTCGCCAACGAGACGATTTACGCCACGATTCCGGCCGACTATGCCTCCGAGAGCGATTCGGTCGTCGCGCTCGATCGGGCCACCGGCCGGACTCGATGGCGAACGAACGCGACGGACGTCGGATACGATCCATTGGCACTCGGTCCGCGAGAACTGTTCGTGTTCACCGGGTTCTACACGCAGGAAGCCGACCAACTGCTCGCTCTCGATCGTGAGACCGGGAGGATCCACGCGAAACGGACCGACTTCGACCCCGATAGCGATACCCCGATCGAATTGAACGGGTCGAATCTATCGATCCAGTGGCACTCTTTGAGCGTCTCGCCGGCCGACTCGACGGTCCGGTCGAACGACTCCGGCCCCCGATGGCCGGACGCCCGCATGACCGTCGATCGATCGGGCGAGGAGATTCGCGTTTCGGCGACCGAGTCGCTCACGCCGGGGAGTACGATCGAACGCACGACGTGGTGGGTCGACGGCGAGCAGCGCGCGACCGACGAGTCGACCATCACGGTCGACCCGCCAGCGGTCGGCAGCCAGACGGTTCGCCTCGCGATCACGGACGGTCGCGGCCGGACCGACACCCGGCGACGCCGCATCGCTGCGAGGGGCGCCCCCGGGACCGAGCGGTGGCAGCAGTTCCTCGGATCGCCGTCCGGGACGGCCCCCGTCACCGACGGCGAGCGGTTCTACGCGCGGAGTACCGCGTCGGTCGTGGCCGTCGACGCCGAGACCGGCGCCGAGCGGTGGAACCGATCGACACCCTCGATGTCGATCGAGCCAGGTGTCGGGTCGGGAGTCGTCGCCATCATGCTCAATGGGGCGCACACCATCGCGGTCGATGCGCAGACTGGCGACCGACGGTGGGAGCGTGAACTCACGGAGGGGTGGGCGACCGGCGTGGCCCCGCCGACGGTCGCGTTCGGGGTGGCCTACGTCGATCAGTCGGGCCTGTACGCACTCGACGTCGAGACCGGATCGATTCGATGGCACAAACCTGGCGGGCCCCATCCCGATACGCGTCCGCGAGTCGCCGGTAACTCGCTGATCGTGCGGTCCGACGATATTCACGCCGATCGTGGGAACCTGACCGCGCTCGACCCCGGGACCGGTCAGCAACGGTGGCGGCGACAGCTGAACGAGTGGGATGCGCCCGTGGCGACCAGTAGCGAGGCCGTGTACGTCTTCGACGACGACACACTCGGTGCCTACGACGCCGAGACCGGCGACGAGCGCTGGAGTCGAGCGGTCTCGGATCTCGACGGCCGGCCGACGGCGCTTACCCACGACGGGAGCGCGCTCTACGTCTCGACGGACCCGGCGATCGTCGCCCTCGACGCCGCGACCGGTGATCGCCGCTGGCGCACTCCGATCGACGGTGGTGGACTCAGCCCGGCGACTGCGGCAGGTAATCGGGTGTACGTCGGCACGAACAACGGGGCAGGCCTCTCCGAGGGCGCGATCGATCCGGGATCGCGGGCGAATCGCTCGCTGATCGCCATCGAGAACGGATCGATGGTGTGGACGCGGACGGTCCGGGCACCGATCTACTCGCGACCGGCCGTCGCGAACGGGACTGTCGCGATCAGCTCGTGGGACGGGTCGATCGTGGGCGTCCACGCGAGCGCCGACCGGTCGGACTCGGCGTCGTCCGCGTCGCGTGCGGCGTTCTCGTATCCCTGGTGGCACGTCGCCCGGTATCCGTGGATGCACCGGTCGGCGACCGTCGCGATCGTGGGCCTCGTATTCGTCGTCCTCGTCGGTATCGTCGTCTGGCGACGCCGATGA
- a CDS encoding endonuclease/exonuclease/phosphatase family protein: MTAWFRVMTYNVRYDNPDDGAHAWPNRRRSVAGTLRFHDPALIGLQEPLDHQLDDLKDDLSGFAWVGRPRVDGDRDGEYTPIGYRTDRFTLKDHDTFWLSETPEEAGSLGWDARHPRIVTWARLEEARTGTTFLHANTHFSHDGRKARMESARLALDRLDDLADGAPVVLTGDFNAAVDDPTYDALLDGPLDNAIDRSRHPHHGPKTSVSDFERLVPSRKIDHVFVTEDVDVRQHGVCADLRSETAYPSDHLPVVADCRVPE; this comes from the coding sequence ATGACAGCGTGGTTTCGCGTCATGACCTACAACGTCCGGTACGACAACCCGGACGATGGCGCTCACGCCTGGCCGAATCGCCGCCGATCGGTCGCCGGAACGCTCCGGTTTCACGATCCCGCACTGATCGGCCTGCAGGAACCACTCGATCACCAACTCGACGATCTGAAAGACGATCTCTCGGGGTTCGCCTGGGTCGGCCGGCCCCGCGTCGACGGCGATCGAGACGGTGAGTACACGCCGATCGGCTACCGGACCGATCGGTTCACACTCAAAGACCACGACACGTTCTGGCTCTCCGAGACGCCCGAGGAAGCGGGCAGTCTCGGCTGGGATGCGCGTCACCCACGGATCGTCACCTGGGCACGCCTCGAAGAGGCCCGGACGGGGACGACGTTTCTCCACGCGAACACCCACTTCTCACACGACGGGCGAAAGGCCCGCATGGAGAGCGCACGCCTCGCCCTCGATCGGCTGGACGACCTGGCCGACGGCGCACCGGTCGTCCTGACGGGCGATTTCAACGCTGCGGTCGACGATCCCACCTACGACGCGCTGCTCGATGGGCCGCTCGACAACGCCATCGACCGGTCTCGCCATCCCCACCACGGGCCGAAGACGAGCGTCTCTGATTTCGAGCGACTCGTTCCGAGCCGAAAGATCGACCACGTCTTCGTCACCGAGGACGTCGACGTACGCCAGCACGGCGTCTGTGCCGATCTGCGCTCGGAGACCGCCTATCCCTCCGATCACTTGCCGGTCGTCGCGGACTGTCGGGTCCCCGAGTAG
- the gpmI gene encoding 2,3-bisphosphoglycerate-independent phosphoglycerate mutase gives MDVGLIILDGWGMNTDSNVRDAVRSADLENFPLYWKIGAQNQLDPSGRRVGLPDGQMGNSEVGHLNIGAGRVVKQDTTRITDDIEAGTFVENEQLVAAMDYADANDGRVHFMGLLSDGGVHSRQTHLHALIEMAADRDVDAVTHAFMDGRDTSPTAGAGYLEDLQAVIDAAGTGEVATITGRYHAMDRDQNWERTVKAYDAIVEREAEFTAADPVVAAEDSYDRDTTDEFIEPTLIEDRPALSDGDAVIFFNFRSDRARQLTRMLNAIDPDWEYELDQPEIHYVTMTEYDETFDLPVAYAPNQPANTLGEVLADTGHTQLRIAETEKYAHVTYFLNGGREVEFDGEIREIVQSPDVPTYDLQPEMNAEKLTDRAIDIVESDDPDAMVLNYANPDMVGHTGDFEAAKEAVEAVDEQLGRLVDTLKDAGSDILITADHGNADDMGTEEDPHTAHTTNPVPIVYLSETGDDGGRDVRTGGSLCDLAPTMLDLMDVEQPEEMTGETLLE, from the coding sequence ATGGACGTCGGACTCATCATCCTCGACGGTTGGGGCATGAACACGGACTCGAACGTGCGCGACGCCGTCCGCTCGGCTGACCTGGAGAACTTCCCGCTGTACTGGAAGATTGGCGCGCAAAATCAGCTCGATCCCTCGGGTCGGCGGGTCGGCCTCCCGGACGGCCAGATGGGCAACAGCGAGGTCGGCCACCTCAACATCGGTGCCGGCCGGGTCGTCAAACAGGACACCACCCGGATCACCGACGACATCGAGGCCGGCACGTTCGTCGAGAACGAGCAGTTGGTCGCCGCGATGGACTACGCCGACGCGAACGACGGTCGCGTCCACTTCATGGGCCTGCTGAGCGACGGCGGTGTCCACTCCCGACAGACCCACCTGCACGCGCTGATCGAGATGGCGGCCGACCGTGACGTCGACGCCGTCACCCACGCCTTCATGGACGGGCGCGACACCTCACCGACCGCGGGCGCAGGCTATCTGGAGGACCTCCAGGCCGTGATCGATGCGGCCGGCACCGGTGAGGTCGCGACGATCACCGGACGATATCACGCGATGGACCGCGATCAGAACTGGGAGCGCACGGTGAAAGCCTACGATGCGATCGTCGAGCGCGAGGCCGAGTTCACGGCCGCCGATCCCGTCGTTGCGGCCGAGGACTCCTACGACCGCGACACCACCGACGAGTTCATCGAGCCGACGCTGATCGAGGATCGCCCGGCACTCTCGGACGGCGACGCGGTGATCTTCTTCAACTTCCGGTCGGATCGCGCGCGCCAGTTGACGCGCATGCTCAACGCGATCGACCCGGACTGGGAGTACGAGTTGGATCAGCCCGAGATCCACTACGTGACGATGACCGAGTACGACGAGACGTTCGACCTGCCGGTCGCGTACGCCCCGAACCAGCCCGCGAACACACTGGGCGAGGTGCTTGCCGACACGGGCCACACCCAGCTTCGCATCGCAGAGACCGAGAAGTACGCTCACGTCACCTACTTCCTCAACGGCGGGCGCGAGGTCGAGTTCGACGGCGAGATTCGCGAGATCGTCCAGAGCCCCGACGTGCCGACCTACGACCTCCAGCCCGAGATGAACGCCGAGAAACTCACCGATCGCGCGATCGACATCGTCGAATCCGACGACCCCGACGCGATGGTGCTCAACTACGCCAACCCCGACATGGTCGGCCACACCGGCGACTTCGAGGCCGCCAAGGAGGCCGTCGAGGCCGTCGACGAACAACTGGGTCGCCTGGTCGACACGCTCAAAGACGCCGGGAGTGACATCCTCATCACCGCCGATCACGGCAACGCCGACGACATGGGCACTGAGGAGGATCCCCACACCGCCCACACCACCAACCCCGTCCCGATCGTCTATCTCTCGGAGACCGGCGACGACGGCGGGCGCGACGTGCGCACGGGTGGGTCGCTGTGTGACCTCGCGCCGACGATGCTCGATCTGATGGACGTCGAGCAGCCCGAAGAGATGACCGGCGAGACGCTGCTGGAGTAG
- a CDS encoding twin-arginine translocation signal domain-containing protein: protein MVDPTNLSRRDFIRNITVGAGVMGSITAASTSVEAATDQSESDIIWEVPRSHKTVYRRFGGNPDESDSDLTNQDVWLQSNTNLGYKGFNHNENDAKISHKFVLVTAVNEFWPASNNRFDKPRTIVGDAKISGVSGLLHRFKAESGVNISLWRNEFENTKQEASWGGFADDRYDGGANWSDIFDSSIEPTDGKLPEDQVEELTQELSNEIENKGYSIGSAALSTIITAASFNYPYAAGAAALAQALVSGLSSDGDDCGLTEIDKDSSWKQEYHPCSDKFVFSDSILPNFQIQVDEVEVKVPADGQFHRVVFRHGWMPPSKSPYSEWDGEPSTDSGIFPPTYRDYGLYLPGRRLNATVRNEVFPDEKPIQLPDNPCGSNPWEKTSWECPDVVDKSVSMEDSLPVDGSLLNYYRSKNKPNDVLNPSDVLDSKDDYLTGDLSLEETVKIQRSYFF from the coding sequence ATGGTTGATCCAACCAACCTGAGTCGGCGGGATTTCATCAGAAATATTACTGTCGGCGCTGGGGTGATGGGTTCGATTACGGCAGCATCAACGTCGGTCGAAGCAGCGACTGATCAATCTGAATCAGACATCATCTGGGAGGTTCCACGGTCACATAAAACGGTTTATCGACGGTTCGGTGGAAACCCTGATGAGTCGGACAGTGACCTCACCAATCAAGACGTGTGGCTTCAGTCGAATACAAACTTGGGGTACAAGGGGTTCAACCACAATGAGAACGACGCTAAAATTTCGCACAAGTTTGTCCTGGTAACGGCAGTGAATGAGTTTTGGCCTGCTAGTAATAACAGATTTGACAAGCCGAGAACAATAGTTGGAGATGCGAAAATATCCGGTGTAAGTGGGTTACTACACCGTTTCAAAGCTGAATCTGGAGTGAATATAAGCTTATGGCGCAACGAATTCGAAAATACAAAACAAGAAGCTAGTTGGGGTGGATTTGCTGATGATAGATATGATGGGGGAGCGAATTGGAGCGATATATTTGACAGTTCTATCGAACCGACTGATGGAAAACTACCCGAAGATCAGGTCGAGGAATTAACTCAGGAATTATCTAACGAAATCGAAAATAAAGGATATAGTATTGGGTCCGCTGCTTTGTCTACAATAATTACAGCTGCAAGTTTTAATTACCCCTATGCCGCAGGGGCTGCCGCTTTAGCACAGGCACTGGTGAGCGGTCTTAGCAGCGATGGTGATGATTGTGGACTGACTGAAATAGACAAGGATTCGTCCTGGAAACAAGAGTATCATCCCTGCTCGGACAAATTCGTTTTCTCTGATAGTATTCTGCCAAACTTTCAGATACAAGTCGATGAAGTTGAGGTTAAAGTACCTGCTGATGGACAGTTCCACAGAGTGGTTTTCCGACATGGATGGATGCCACCGAGTAAATCACCATATTCAGAATGGGATGGTGAACCGTCGACAGACTCTGGAATATTCCCTCCGACGTATCGTGATTATGGGTTGTATTTGCCTGGACGCCGATTGAATGCGACGGTGCGGAACGAGGTATTCCCGGATGAAAAACCAATTCAGCTTCCGGACAACCCATGTGGTTCGAATCCGTGGGAAAAAACATCATGGGAGTGTCCTGATGTTGTTGACAAGTCAGTTTCGATGGAAGACTCTCTTCCCGTTGATGGTTCTTTACTCAATTACTATAGATCAAAAAACAAGCCAAATGATGTTCTCAACCCTAGTGATGTGCTAGATTCAAAAGACGATTATCTAACGGGAGATTTATCTTTGGAAGAAACTGTGAAAATCCAAAGATCTTACTTTTTCTGA
- a CDS encoding cryptochrome/photolyase family protein — MRIHWHRDDLRVDDNAALAADDGPFLGLFVFDPELMDYAGAARLRFLYDAVASLRKTYREHGGTLLVERGDPRTLVPRLASTHDADLVTWARGHSGLARERDAAVRRALDERGIDREAVEDDLLQAPGTITTNDGDPYQVFTYFSKKWHDRPVEDPHAAPDADRFVDADGEMPTRDALDLEPPDAEVPAATERAARDRLATFCDGPIYEYADARDYPAGDGSSRLSPYLAFGLIGPREVYRETEEARAAAPDGDAEESVFEFQDQLAWREFYRHVLYFEPSVVTENFKEYARPIMWREDSDGLEAWKHGETGYPIVDAGMRQLLAEGWMHNRVRMIVAAFLTKDLLIDWYEGYQWFRERLIDHDTANDNGGWQWAASTGTDAQPYFRIFNPTTQCERHDPDGEYVREYVPELREVSTETIHEWPDLDQSTRDRIDTAYPDPIVDHADARERALATFERARGDE, encoded by the coding sequence ATGCGCATCCACTGGCATCGCGACGACCTCCGAGTCGACGACAACGCCGCGCTCGCGGCCGACGACGGACCGTTCCTGGGGCTGTTCGTCTTCGATCCAGAATTGATGGACTACGCCGGTGCCGCCCGGCTACGCTTCCTGTACGACGCCGTCGCCTCGCTGCGCAAGACCTATCGTGAACACGGCGGCACACTCCTGGTCGAACGGGGCGATCCGCGGACGCTCGTCCCCCGTCTCGCCTCGACCCACGACGCCGACCTGGTGACGTGGGCCAGGGGCCACTCCGGCCTCGCCCGCGAGCGTGACGCGGCCGTTCGCCGCGCGCTGGACGAGCGTGGGATCGACCGCGAGGCGGTCGAAGACGACCTCCTGCAGGCCCCCGGGACGATCACGACAAACGACGGCGACCCCTATCAGGTGTTCACCTACTTCTCGAAGAAGTGGCACGATCGGCCGGTCGAAGACCCTCATGCGGCCCCAGATGCGGACCGGTTCGTCGATGCCGACGGGGAGATGCCCACTCGTGACGCGCTAGATCTGGAGCCCCCCGACGCCGAGGTCCCGGCCGCGACCGAGCGCGCCGCTCGCGACCGCCTCGCGACGTTCTGTGATGGGCCGATCTACGAATACGCCGACGCGCGTGACTATCCGGCCGGGGACGGATCCTCACGGCTCTCGCCGTATCTCGCCTTCGGCCTGATCGGCCCCCGGGAGGTCTACCGGGAAACCGAGGAGGCCCGCGCGGCCGCGCCCGACGGGGACGCCGAGGAGAGTGTCTTCGAGTTTCAGGATCAACTCGCCTGGCGGGAGTTCTATCGGCACGTCCTGTATTTCGAGCCGTCAGTCGTCACCGAGAACTTCAAAGAATACGCCCGCCCCATCATGTGGCGTGAGGACTCCGACGGCCTGGAAGCCTGGAAACACGGCGAAACGGGCTATCCGATCGTCGACGCAGGGATGCGCCAACTCCTCGCCGAGGGGTGGATGCACAATCGCGTGCGCATGATCGTCGCCGCGTTTCTCACCAAAGACCTCCTCATCGACTGGTACGAGGGCTACCAGTGGTTCCGCGAGCGCCTGATCGACCACGATACCGCCAACGACAACGGTGGCTGGCAGTGGGCGGCCTCGACGGGAACGGACGCCCAGCCGTACTTCCGGATCTTCAACCCGACGACGCAGTGTGAACGCCACGATCCAGACGGCGAGTACGTCCGCGAGTACGTCCCCGAACTCCGTGAGGTCTCGACCGAGACGATCCACGAATGGCCCGACCTGGATCAGTCGACGCGCGATCGGATCGACACCGCGTATCCCGACCCGATCGTCGATCACGCTGATGCCCGCGAGCGTGCGCTCGCGACGTTCGAACGGGCGCGTGGTGACGAGTGA
- a CDS encoding ATP-grasp domain-containing protein — protein sequence MTTLGMATQSETFERLDRVLDDHGITVVGLPVSGRVIDLADPDWPAFDIGLVFPSRVVEGAALAAAADRPWINDRSDVLTSRNKAAVHARLERAGLPTPTTRLVSNPADRAAVLAAADAIGYPVVVKPTSTTRGVGVTRAPDPDTLAGIVDYIDLVQDYAATGDKSYLLQAFVPQARDVRAMVIDGTCVGGVERRHPDDRRWRHNVHRGARAEGVDLDERLRALAERVAATLDVDFLGVDLLVGPDGPVVGETNARPTVDAVEKYDSDAIDRFVALIEKTCPP from the coding sequence ATGACGACGCTCGGGATGGCGACACAGAGCGAGACCTTCGAGCGTCTCGACCGTGTCCTCGACGATCACGGGATCACCGTGGTCGGCCTGCCGGTCTCGGGCCGCGTGATCGATCTGGCCGATCCGGACTGGCCAGCCTTCGATATCGGACTCGTCTTTCCTTCACGGGTGGTCGAAGGCGCGGCACTCGCGGCGGCGGCCGACCGACCCTGGATCAACGATCGGAGCGACGTGCTGACCTCGCGGAACAAGGCCGCCGTCCACGCCCGCCTGGAGCGGGCCGGCCTGCCGACGCCGACGACACGACTGGTCTCGAATCCCGCCGATCGCGCAGCCGTGCTTGCGGCGGCCGACGCAATCGGGTATCCCGTCGTCGTGAAGCCGACCTCGACGACGCGTGGCGTTGGCGTGACCCGTGCGCCCGACCCCGACACGCTCGCGGGCATCGTCGACTACATCGATCTCGTCCAGGACTACGCGGCGACCGGCGACAAGAGCTACCTGCTCCAGGCGTTCGTTCCCCAGGCCCGCGACGTCCGCGCGATGGTGATCGACGGCACCTGTGTCGGGGGTGTCGAGCGTCGGCACCCCGACGATCGGCGCTGGCGACACAACGTCCACCGTGGGGCCCGAGCGGAGGGCGTCGACCTTGACGAGCGCCTTCGAGCCCTCGCGGAACGCGTGGCCGCGACGCTCGACGTCGACTTCCTCGGGGTCGACCTCCTCGTCGGGCCCGACGGGCCGGTCGTCGGCGAGACCAACGCCAGGCCGACCGTCGACGCGGTCGAGAAATACGATTCGGATGCGATCGATCGCTTCGTCGCGCTGATCGAGAAGACCTGTCCGCCGTAG
- a CDS encoding MFS transporter gives MSSLASRWAGVGPQGRYQLVYFVYFAAANVFLTYRNDFFESIGLTGTQMGVLGGLLVAGGLLAKPVWGVIADRTGRTKAVLVAGAVVSGLAALVYPAAESLSATLLSPLAESLPVTFLVIAGATLIVSVFRAPIVPVANAMVISRGLPFGTVRAFGSIAYGIGALASGLVVTGLVLGPIAISGLTLGPVVVPGFGLQSVFVVYAVGMALTVVVVRGVPAPEADLSVDIGREAIAMVTHPPYAVLLGTAALYGAVAIVGDVYLSVYLGTIAEWEALTGVAWLVKTVAEASLLVALARQGVDDRRAVVLGAVAFVVGFATLGLTSAVPTALFAQVFVGFGAASMIYATVQLAHRLSPEGIDATAQTVLSAFGIGLGRLIGELVAGPVYQFTTIRTLYLVLAVGAVTIGLAGVALWTVSEPANYSGTRQSATTGK, from the coding sequence ATGTCGTCGCTCGCGAGCCGTTGGGCCGGGGTCGGTCCGCAGGGTCGGTATCAACTCGTCTATTTCGTCTACTTCGCCGCGGCGAACGTCTTTCTCACGTATCGAAACGATTTCTTCGAATCGATCGGCCTCACGGGCACGCAGATGGGCGTGCTGGGCGGGTTACTCGTCGCTGGCGGCCTGCTCGCCAAGCCAGTCTGGGGCGTGATCGCTGATCGCACCGGGCGCACGAAGGCCGTCCTCGTCGCCGGCGCGGTCGTCTCGGGGCTGGCCGCACTCGTCTATCCGGCCGCCGAGTCGCTGTCCGCGACACTCCTCAGCCCACTTGCCGAATCGCTGCCCGTGACCTTCCTGGTGATCGCCGGCGCGACGCTGATCGTCTCGGTGTTTCGCGCACCGATCGTCCCCGTGGCGAACGCGATGGTGATCTCGCGTGGACTCCCCTTCGGGACGGTCCGGGCGTTCGGGTCGATCGCCTACGGGATCGGCGCGCTCGCGAGCGGCCTCGTCGTGACGGGCCTCGTGCTCGGCCCGATCGCAATCTCTGGGCTCACTCTCGGCCCGGTCGTCGTTCCTGGATTTGGGCTGCAATCGGTGTTCGTCGTCTACGCGGTCGGGATGGCGCTGACGGTCGTGGTCGTCCGGGGCGTCCCCGCGCCCGAGGCGGACCTCTCGGTCGACATCGGTCGTGAGGCCATCGCGATGGTGACGCACCCGCCGTACGCGGTCTTGCTCGGGACGGCAGCGCTCTACGGCGCGGTCGCCATCGTCGGCGACGTCTACCTCTCCGTGTATCTCGGGACGATCGCTGAGTGGGAGGCGCTCACCGGTGTCGCGTGGCTGGTCAAGACCGTCGCGGAGGCGAGTCTGCTCGTCGCGCTGGCACGCCAGGGCGTCGACGACCGACGCGCCGTCGTGCTCGGGGCGGTGGCGTTCGTCGTCGGTTTCGCGACGCTCGGGCTGACGAGTGCGGTCCCGACCGCGCTGTTCGCGCAGGTGTTCGTCGGGTTCGGCGCGGCCTCGATGATCTACGCGACGGTCCAACTCGCCCACCGCCTCTCACCCGAGGGCATCGACGCCACTGCACAGACCGTCCTCTCGGCGTTCGGGATCGGACTCGGTCGGCTGATCGGAGAACTCGTCGCTGGCCCGGTCTATCAGTTCACGACGATTCGAACGCTGTATCTCGTGCTCGCGGTCGGGGCCGTGACGATCGGACTCGCTGGGGTCGCACTGTGGACCGTCTCCGAACCGGCCAACTACTCGGGGACCCGACAGTCCGCGACGACCGGCAAGTGA